The following are from one region of the Arcobacter defluvii genome:
- a CDS encoding recombinase family protein → MSKIFTYIRKNQNNDKYTQEQKESIQKYIDKQNIQVFKNIEINISTPNEEKNILELLQNCEKNSTIIVSNLNVFGRTIETILEIVKFLLSNKIRILVVEQNLDLLDDKDMLTQMILGVISMTVSLEKELMSLRTKEALTAKKLNGMALGKPKGTIQKSKFDLQRDKIEELLAVGLSVRKISKLLGYNNHIGLNNYVKKRKIKANLNKPKEI, encoded by the coding sequence AATCAAAATAATGACAAATATACACAAGAACAAAAAGAGTCTATACAAAAATATATAGATAAACAAAATATTCAAGTATTTAAAAATATTGAAATAAATATTAGTACACCAAATGAAGAAAAAAATATTTTAGAATTATTACAAAACTGTGAAAAAAATTCTACTATTATTGTATCAAATTTGAATGTTTTTGGCAGAACAATAGAAACTATTTTAGAAATAGTAAAATTCTTATTATCAAATAAAATAAGAATTTTAGTTGTTGAACAAAATCTTGATTTATTAGATGATAAAGATATGTTGACACAAATGATATTAGGTGTTATTTCAATGACAGTTAGTTTAGAAAAAGAGTTAATGAGCTTAAGAACAAAAGAAGCATTAACAGCAAAAAAACTAAATGGTATGGCTTTAGGAAAACCAAAAGGAACTATACAAAAATCAAAATTTGATTTACAACGAGATAAAATAGAAGAACTTTTAGCTGTTGGTTTGAGTGTAAGAAAAATATCAAAATTATTAGGTTATAACAATCATATAGGATTAAATAATTATGTTAAAAAAAGAAAAATAAAAGCCAATCTAAATAAGCCAAAAGAGATATAA
- the rplI gene encoding 50S ribosomal protein L9 produces the protein MKVLLTKDVKSLGKAGEIKEVADGYGKNFLIGKGLALHATTEVLNRWKAEQKKQALKEEQEIANAKELAEKLNATKLTVKHKVGANGQLIGSVTNKEISEELENQFSIMIDKKNISLDKKIKSVGIYEIDCKLGHAIHATLKVDIIGE, from the coding sequence GTGAAAGTATTATTAACAAAAGATGTAAAAAGTTTAGGAAAAGCTGGTGAGATTAAAGAAGTAGCTGATGGATATGGAAAAAATTTTTTAATAGGAAAAGGTTTAGCTCTACACGCAACAACAGAAGTATTAAATAGATGGAAAGCAGAACAAAAAAAACAAGCTTTAAAAGAAGAACAAGAAATAGCAAATGCTAAAGAGTTAGCAGAAAAATTAAATGCAACAAAATTAACTGTAAAACACAAAGTTGGTGCAAATGGACAATTAATTGGTTCAGTAACAAATAAAGAAATAAGTGAAGAATTAGAAAATCAATTTTCAATTATGATAGATAAAAAGAATATCTCTTTAGATAAAAAAATCAAATCTGTAGGAATTTATGAAATTGATTGTAAATTAGGACATGCGATTCATGCAACTTTAAAAGTTGACATAATTGGAGAATAA
- the hslV gene encoding ATP-dependent protease subunit HslV: protein MFDATTILAYKGANKAVIGGDGQVTFGNTVLKGNATKIRTLYKDQILAGFAGSTADAFNLFDMFEGHLEACKGDLLKSVIAFSKEWRKDKVLRRLEAMMIVLNKEKIFILSGNGDVVEPEDGSIASIGSGGNFAISAARALAKHSTLDEEELVRESLMIAGELCIYTNQNIKILKLED, encoded by the coding sequence ATGTTTGATGCTACAACGATACTTGCATATAAAGGTGCAAACAAAGCTGTAATTGGTGGAGATGGTCAAGTTACTTTTGGAAATACAGTTTTAAAAGGTAATGCTACAAAAATAAGAACACTTTATAAAGACCAAATACTTGCAGGATTTGCAGGAAGTACAGCAGATGCTTTTAATCTTTTTGATATGTTTGAAGGGCATTTAGAAGCTTGTAAAGGTGATTTGTTAAAATCAGTAATTGCATTTTCAAAAGAGTGGAGAAAAGATAAGGTTCTTAGACGTCTTGAAGCTATGATGATAGTTTTAAATAAAGAAAAGATTTTTATTTTAAGTGGAAATGGTGATGTTGTTGAACCTGAAGATGGATCAATTGCTTCAATAGGAAGTGGTGGAAATTTTGCTATTTCTGCTGCACGTGCACTTGCTAAGCATTCAACTTTAGATGAAGAAGAGTTGGTACGTGAATCACTTATGATTGCAGGTGAATTGTGTATTTATACAAATCAAAATATAAAAATATTAAAGTTAGAGGATTAA
- the hslU gene encoding ATP-dependent protease ATPase subunit HslU — MDMTPKQIVAYLDDYIIGQNNAKKTIALALRNRYRRMKVEPKLQEEIMPKNILMIGSTGVGKTEIARRLAKMMGLPFVKVEASKYTEVGFVGRDVESMIRDLVYEGINLVTREFEEKIKDKIDDEVNKKIIEKLVPPLPESASESAKESFIKTYNTMEKKLLEGVLDDKKIEIDIPKKTHIEILDSSMPFDMSSMQESLNKMLGGLNKDTIKKEVTIKDAKVLLRGVASESLLDSEAIKVEALKRCENGGIIFLDEIDKIASGKKNNGQDPSKEGVQRDLLPIVEGSSVQTKFGQIKTDHILFIAAGAFHVSKPSDLIPELQGRFPLRVELESLDEEALYKILTNTKNSLLRQYKALLAVEDVDLEFDDEAIRAFAKYSVTANEKTEDIGARRLHTVIEKVIEDISFEADEKKGTKVVVTKELVSDKLDDIVDNVDTARYIL, encoded by the coding sequence ATGGATATGACGCCAAAGCAAATAGTTGCCTACTTAGATGATTATATTATTGGGCAAAATAATGCAAAAAAAACAATTGCGTTAGCTTTAAGAAATAGATATAGAAGAATGAAAGTAGAGCCAAAACTTCAAGAAGAAATAATGCCTAAAAATATTTTAATGATAGGTAGCACAGGAGTTGGTAAAACTGAAATTGCAAGAAGATTAGCTAAAATGATGGGCTTACCATTTGTAAAAGTTGAAGCAAGTAAATATACTGAAGTTGGATTTGTAGGTCGAGATGTTGAATCTATGATTAGAGATTTAGTATATGAAGGAATAAATTTAGTTACACGTGAGTTTGAAGAAAAAATAAAAGATAAAATTGATGATGAAGTAAATAAAAAAATTATTGAAAAATTAGTTCCACCACTTCCAGAAAGTGCAAGTGAGAGTGCTAAAGAATCTTTTATTAAAACATACAATACTATGGAAAAAAAACTTCTAGAAGGTGTTTTAGATGATAAAAAAATAGAAATAGATATTCCTAAAAAAACACATATAGAAATTTTGGATTCATCAATGCCTTTTGATATGAGTTCTATGCAAGAAAGCTTAAATAAAATGCTTGGTGGATTAAACAAAGATACGATTAAAAAAGAAGTAACAATTAAAGATGCTAAAGTTTTATTAAGAGGTGTTGCAAGTGAAAGTTTACTTGATTCTGAAGCAATAAAAGTTGAAGCATTAAAAAGATGTGAAAATGGTGGGATTATTTTCTTAGATGAAATTGATAAAATTGCATCAGGTAAAAAAAATAATGGACAAGATCCATCAAAAGAAGGAGTTCAAAGAGATTTACTTCCAATAGTTGAAGGTAGTTCAGTTCAAACAAAATTTGGTCAGATAAAAACTGATCATATTTTATTTATAGCTGCTGGGGCATTTCATGTTTCAAAACCAAGTGATTTAATTCCTGAACTTCAAGGAAGATTTCCCTTAAGAGTAGAATTAGAATCTTTGGATGAAGAAGCATTATATAAAATTTTAACAAATACAAAAAATTCACTTCTTAGACAATATAAAGCGTTATTAGCAGTTGAAGATGTTGATTTAGAATTTGACGATGAAGCAATTCGAGCATTTGCAAAATATTCTGTAACAGCTAATGAAAAAACGGAAGATATAGGTGCAAGAAGACTTCATACAGTTATTGAAAAAGTTATTGAAGATATATCTTTTGAAGCTGATGAAAAAAAAGGTACAAAAGTTGTTGTTACAAAAGAACTTGTATCTGATAAATTAGATGACATTGTTGATAATGTAGATACAGCAAGATACATTTTATAA
- a CDS encoding TatD family hydrolase: protein MIIDTHCHLDNKQYYEDIHNVISNALQHGVKGFLIPGADFNDLPQAIKLAEKYDEVFFAVGIHPYDIDMYTEEMMEKYVNHPKCIAIGECGLDYFRLPENEEEKIANIKKQKEVFISQIEFAKKVKKPLIVHIRDASNDSRQILIDNNAKEVGGVLHCFNASEHLLPLSEHNFYFGIGGVLTFKNAKKLVEILPKIPKDKLLIETDAPYLTPHPHRGERNEPFYTTFVSQKMSELLNISDEDIQLLTTNNAKKLFKEFSSLS, encoded by the coding sequence ATAATTATAGATACCCATTGTCATTTAGACAACAAACAATATTATGAAGATATACATAATGTTATATCAAACGCACTTCAACATGGTGTAAAGGGATTTTTAATCCCTGGAGCTGATTTTAATGATTTACCACAAGCTATAAAGTTAGCTGAAAAATATGATGAAGTTTTTTTTGCTGTTGGGATACATCCTTATGATATAGATATGTATACTGAAGAAATGATGGAAAAATATGTAAATCATCCTAAATGTATTGCTATTGGTGAATGTGGATTAGATTATTTTAGGTTACCTGAAAATGAAGAAGAAAAAATTGCAAATATAAAAAAACAAAAAGAAGTATTTATATCTCAAATAGAATTTGCAAAAAAAGTTAAAAAACCTCTAATCGTACATATTAGAGATGCTTCAAATGATTCAAGACAAATTTTGATTGATAATAATGCAAAAGAAGTTGGTGGAGTTCTACACTGTTTTAATGCAAGTGAACATTTACTTCCTTTATCTGAACATAATTTTTATTTTGGAATAGGTGGAGTACTAACATTTAAAAATGCAAAAAAATTAGTTGAGATTTTGCCAAAAATTCCTAAAGATAAATTATTGATTGAAACAGATGCTCCTTATCTTACTCCTCATCCTCATAGAGGTGAAAGAAATGAACCTTTTTATACTACATTTGTTTCTCAAAAAATGTCAGAATTATTAAATATTAGTGATGAAGATATTCAACTACTAACTACAAATAACGCAAAAAAATTATTTAAAGAGTTTTCTAGTCTTTCTTAG
- a CDS encoding lytic transglycosylase domain-containing protein, whose product MNKFFFILLIFVNNLLANISNESDLKILKDLDLDSSFVNESSFQSIFEQYSSNKNINYYNNILKKSSLNAQIVREEIENENLPEAVFFIPMLESSFVNHEKGKKNPAGIWQIMPQTAINLKLRNDEFIDERLDLVKSTDAASSYIKRYYNKFNKWYLALLAYNCGEGRVIEGIARASLDKYLEENPNSNNDGTIRVYKSYLEDYKKSKSGLSNLYEIYNQIGKRQGYYDFSYLVKNNSKNLYLPTSSLNYIQKIVAFSIIANRDLFKSINNKSKYQLEKVKAHKGLQLKSLANIVGMNYNEFKSINKHIKKETLPTDSKLYNIYIPHNKVEIYNQKILFVKPIKQEIKVKEPIKKVVENKKKQIIYIVKKGDSLELIAKKYKVNLKKLKLDNNKKSNLIKIGEKIEINK is encoded by the coding sequence TTGAATAAATTTTTTTTCATACTACTTATTTTTGTAAATAATCTTTTAGCTAACATTTCAAATGAATCAGATTTAAAAATATTAAAAGACTTGGATTTAGATAGTTCTTTTGTAAATGAATCTTCTTTTCAAAGTATCTTTGAACAATACTCATCAAATAAAAATATAAATTATTACAATAATATATTAAAAAAATCTTCTTTAAATGCTCAAATCGTAAGAGAAGAAATTGAAAATGAAAATCTTCCAGAAGCAGTATTTTTTATTCCAATGCTTGAATCAAGTTTTGTAAATCATGAAAAAGGCAAGAAAAATCCAGCTGGTATATGGCAAATTATGCCTCAAACAGCTATAAATCTTAAATTAAGAAATGATGAATTTATAGATGAGAGATTAGATTTAGTAAAATCTACAGATGCAGCGAGTTCTTATATAAAACGGTATTATAATAAATTCAATAAATGGTATTTAGCACTTCTTGCTTACAATTGTGGAGAAGGGAGAGTTATCGAAGGTATTGCAAGAGCTTCTCTTGATAAATATTTAGAAGAAAATCCAAATTCAAATAATGATGGAACAATAAGAGTTTATAAAAGTTATTTAGAAGATTATAAAAAAAGTAAAAGTGGTTTAAGTAATTTATATGAAATTTATAATCAAATAGGAAAAAGACAAGGATATTATGATTTTTCTTATTTAGTAAAAAATAATAGTAAAAATTTATATCTTCCTACTTCAAGTTTAAACTATATTCAAAAAATAGTTGCATTTTCAATAATCGCAAATAGAGATTTATTTAAAAGTATAAATAACAAAAGTAAATATCAATTAGAAAAAGTTAAAGCACATAAAGGATTACAATTAAAATCTTTAGCAAATATTGTAGGAATGAATTACAATGAATTTAAAAGTATAAATAAACATATTAAAAAAGAGACACTTCCAACTGATTCAAAACTTTATAATATATATATTCCACATAATAAAGTAGAAATTTACAATCAAAAAATACTTTTTGTGAAACCAATAAAACAAGAAATAAAAGTAAAAGAACCTATAAAAAAAGTGGTAGAAAACAAGAAAAAACAAATAATATATATTGTAAAAAAAGGTGATTCTTTAGAGTTAATTGCGAAGAAATATAAAGTAAATTTAAAGAAATTAAAACTTGATAATAATAAAAAATCAAATTTAATAAAAATAGGAGAAAAAATTGAAATTAATAAATAA
- a CDS encoding septal ring lytic transglycosylase RlpA family protein, whose protein sequence is MKLINNMRISLFLVIMSLFLFTGCSQKNYSDDYMKFYKDTKNSKINNSKEMHRYTMRPYSVFGIKYYPFIANIGDRFEGIASWYGPDFHTKKTSNGEVYNMYDMTAAHKTLPMNTVLKVENLDNGKSIVVRVNDRGPFVKGRIIDLSNKAANEIDMVRRGTANVKITVLGYNGEIENKDAPYTELAQNEVKPTVQTENIDVLEPLDIKEDKITTTNVIIPSKVGTPVVTKSTTKAPVVTTKTKSIPVSNGIYSIQVGAFSKIEGAQKTKSDYQRKFSSNKVESEKVFVNGKTLYKVFIKGFRSYDEAQRFKNINGLTNAMVIK, encoded by the coding sequence TTGAAATTAATAAATAATATGAGGATTAGTCTATTTTTAGTAATTATGAGTTTATTTTTATTTACTGGTTGTTCACAAAAAAATTATAGTGATGATTATATGAAATTTTATAAAGATACAAAAAATTCAAAAATTAATAATTCAAAAGAGATGCATAGATATACAATGAGACCTTATAGTGTATTTGGAATAAAATACTATCCATTTATTGCTAATATTGGAGATAGATTTGAAGGGATAGCATCTTGGTATGGACCAGATTTTCATACAAAAAAAACTTCAAATGGTGAAGTTTATAATATGTACGATATGACAGCTGCTCATAAAACTTTACCTATGAATACAGTTTTAAAAGTAGAAAATTTAGATAATGGAAAATCGATAGTTGTAAGAGTTAATGATAGAGGACCTTTTGTAAAGGGAAGAATTATTGATTTATCAAATAAAGCTGCAAATGAAATTGATATGGTAAGACGTGGAACAGCAAATGTAAAAATAACAGTTCTTGGATATAATGGTGAAATAGAAAATAAAGATGCACCTTATACTGAACTTGCTCAAAATGAGGTAAAACCAACTGTTCAAACAGAAAATATTGATGTTCTTGAACCTTTGGATATAAAAGAGGATAAGATTACAACAACAAATGTTATTATTCCATCAAAAGTTGGAACACCTGTTGTTACAAAAAGCACTACCAAAGCACCAGTTGTAACTACTAAAACAAAGTCAATTCCAGTTTCAAATGGAATATATAGTATTCAAGTTGGTGCATTTAGTAAAATAGAAGGTGCTCAAAAAACAAAAAGTGATTATCAAAGAAAATTTAGTTCAAATAAAGTTGAATCTGAAAAAGTATTTGTTAATGGAAAAACTTTATATAAAGTTTTTATAAAAGGTTTTAGAAGTTATGATGAAGCTCAAAGATTTAAAAATATAAATGGACTAACTAATGCAATGGTTATTAAATAG
- the hisB gene encoding imidazoleglycerol-phosphate dehydratase HisB encodes MVEINRKTKETDIKCKINLDGCGKFNIKTGVGFFDHMLEALSKHSGIDIDLICEGDLHIDAHHTVEDCGIVLGQALKKAIFPIQAVERYGNATVVMDEAATTCALDLSNRPYLVYEVNVSGKVGEFDVELVEEFFHAVAGNAGLTVHIIQDRGRNKHHILEASFKAFAVALRRALVKNEKLGIPSTKGVL; translated from the coding sequence ATGGTAGAAATTAATAGAAAAACAAAAGAAACTGATATTAAATGTAAAATAAATTTAGATGGTTGTGGCAAATTCAACATAAAAACAGGTGTTGGTTTTTTTGACCATATGTTAGAAGCTTTATCAAAACATAGTGGAATAGATATCGATTTAATTTGCGAAGGTGATTTACATATTGATGCACACCATACAGTTGAAGATTGTGGAATAGTTTTAGGGCAAGCTTTAAAAAAAGCAATTTTTCCAATTCAAGCAGTAGAAAGATATGGAAATGCAACTGTTGTTATGGATGAAGCAGCAACAACTTGTGCATTAGATTTATCAAATAGACCTTATTTGGTTTATGAAGTAAATGTAAGTGGTAAAGTAGGTGAGTTTGATGTTGAATTGGTTGAAGAATTTTTTCATGCAGTTGCAGGAAATGCAGGATTAACAGTTCATATTATTCAAGATAGAGGAAGAAATAAACATCATATTTTAGAAGCTTCATTTAAAGCTTTTGCAGTTGCATTAAGACGAGCTTTAGTAAAAAATGAGAAGTTAGGGATTCCAAGTACAAAAGGTGTTTTATGA